The Nocardia sp. BMG111209 genome includes a window with the following:
- a CDS encoding MBL fold metallo-hydrolase, translating into MRIHHLNCGSTEPLGGKLMGGAGHPLRKAHGICHCLLLETENALVLVDTGLGMKDIENPVERLGKSFVRLARPVLDPEQTALQQIRGLGYDPRDLTHIVLTHLDPDHAGGLSDFPQARVHLLAEEHRAATSGGGPKNSSRVNHRQWAHGPRWETYSASAGDRWFGFDAVRELRGLPPEILLIPLPGHTYGHSGVAVRLDSLSGTAEKWLLHAGDAYFVHTELDRDHPRAPMGVAAFERKQAVDAAARETNQARLRALVNSHSDRVELISAHDPAELARYGAVTATSPR; encoded by the coding sequence ATGCGGATACACCATCTGAACTGCGGTAGCACCGAACCGCTCGGCGGAAAGTTGATGGGCGGTGCGGGGCACCCGCTGCGGAAAGCGCACGGCATCTGCCATTGCCTGCTCCTCGAGACCGAGAACGCCCTCGTGCTGGTCGATACGGGACTCGGCATGAAGGACATCGAGAATCCGGTCGAGCGCCTGGGTAAGTCCTTCGTCCGGTTGGCGCGGCCGGTGCTGGATCCGGAACAGACCGCGCTGCAACAGATTCGGGGTCTGGGGTACGACCCTCGCGACCTGACCCATATCGTGCTGACCCACCTGGACCCCGATCACGCGGGTGGCCTGTCGGATTTCCCGCAGGCGCGGGTGCATCTCCTCGCGGAGGAGCATCGCGCGGCGACCTCGGGCGGCGGGCCGAAGAACTCCTCGCGAGTGAATCACCGGCAGTGGGCCCACGGTCCGCGCTGGGAGACCTATTCGGCATCGGCGGGTGATCGGTGGTTCGGATTCGACGCGGTACGCGAATTGCGCGGCCTACCACCGGAAATACTGCTGATTCCGCTCCCCGGACACACCTACGGCCACAGCGGCGTCGCGGTCCGGCTGGATTCGCTCTCGGGCACGGCGGAGAAATGGCTGCTGCACGCCGGGGACGCCTACTTCGTCCATACCGAACTCGATCGCGACCATCCCCGCGCGCCGATGGGCGTGGCGGCGTTCGAGCGGAAACAGGCGGTCGACGCCGCCGCGCGGGAAACCAATCAGGCCCGCCTGCGCGCGCTGGTCAATTCCCACTCCGATCGGGTCGAGCTCATCTCCGCGCACGATCCCGCGGAGCTCGCCCGCTACGGAGCGGTCACGGCGACATCGCCGCGATAG
- a CDS encoding fumarylacetoacetate hydrolase family protein, which translates to MKLANLAGRLAIITAGGAVDVERTSGGEFDADPQGVFEQWDSFVEWVTSIGDLAAMGCAYDPLDLRAPAPWPRQIFAMGFNYRAHAEEFGTTVHTGLPPVFTKFAGSITGPYGSVVLPADTVDWEVELVAVLGRRAWQVGEDRAWQCVAGLTVGQDLSERETQLRGDTPQFSLGKSYPGFSPMGPWLVTPEEFDNPHDLRITTELNGVLVQDARTSHMITAVPALISRLSRIVPLLPGDVVYTGTPSGVGSRQHPPRFLRPGDELVSTIAGIGALRHHMIAGPTSELTEGNCHD; encoded by the coding sequence ATGAAGCTCGCCAATCTGGCGGGCAGGCTCGCGATCATCACCGCCGGCGGTGCCGTCGATGTCGAGCGAACCAGCGGCGGCGAATTCGATGCCGACCCGCAGGGCGTCTTCGAACAATGGGACTCGTTCGTCGAATGGGTCACGAGTATCGGCGATCTCGCAGCGATGGGATGCGCGTACGACCCGCTGGACCTGCGGGCACCGGCACCGTGGCCGCGCCAGATCTTCGCGATGGGTTTCAACTATCGCGCGCATGCCGAGGAATTCGGCACCACGGTGCATACCGGACTGCCGCCGGTATTCACCAAGTTCGCCGGTAGCATCACCGGCCCGTACGGATCCGTGGTGTTACCGGCGGACACGGTCGACTGGGAAGTGGAACTCGTCGCCGTCCTCGGCAGACGCGCGTGGCAGGTCGGCGAGGACCGGGCGTGGCAGTGCGTCGCCGGTCTCACGGTCGGGCAGGACCTGTCCGAGCGTGAGACCCAATTACGGGGTGACACACCACAATTCAGCCTGGGCAAGTCGTATCCCGGCTTCTCCCCGATGGGGCCGTGGCTGGTCACGCCCGAGGAGTTCGACAACCCGCACGACCTGCGGATCACCACCGAACTCAACGGCGTCCTCGTCCAGGATGCCCGCACCTCCCACATGATCACCGCCGTGCCGGCCCTGATCTCCCGGCTGTCCCGGATCGTGCCGCTGCTGCCGGGAGATGTCGTCTACACCGGGACACCGTCCGGGGTCGGCTCCCGGCAGCACCCGCCGCGCTTCCTGCGTCCGGGCGACGAACTCGTCAGCACCATCGCCGGCATCGGCGCCCTGCGCCACCACATGATCGCCGGACCCACATCCGAACTCACGGAAGGCAATTGCCATGACTGA
- a CDS encoding sugar phosphate isomerase/epimerase, producing MSKSHSPQPGPGDLLGIEFQTVFGLPPVEFVHLTAELGCRYLGLALTGTPDNPHGYPPYSLRDDPGLRRRTRAALTAGEVSVSLGEGFVIRAGRDIRDSAPDLDVFAELGCARIATTSLDTDHHRTADQIGHLTDLAAARGMQVVVEFAPSLTIPDLPAALAIVTAVARPQCRLLIDTLHLVRAGHRAADLAAVDPALIAYVQLSDHTVHQQAATYRADTLDRAAPGDGELPLREILDAVPTDTVIGLEIPMLTRARAGESVHDRTHRCVTAARALLRHEPPAADRPAHHPR from the coding sequence GTGTCGAAGTCTCATTCACCGCAGCCCGGTCCCGGCGACCTCCTGGGGATCGAATTCCAGACGGTCTTCGGACTGCCACCGGTCGAATTCGTCCACCTCACCGCAGAACTCGGTTGCCGGTACCTCGGCCTCGCGCTCACCGGCACACCCGACAATCCCCACGGCTACCCGCCCTACTCCCTGCGCGACGATCCCGGCCTGCGCCGCCGCACCCGCGCCGCGCTCACCGCCGGTGAGGTCAGCGTCTCCCTGGGCGAAGGGTTCGTGATCCGGGCCGGCCGCGACATCCGCGACAGCGCACCGGATCTCGACGTGTTCGCCGAACTCGGATGTGCGCGGATCGCGACCACCAGCCTGGACACCGACCACCATCGCACCGCCGACCAGATCGGACACCTCACCGACCTGGCCGCGGCCCGCGGCATGCAGGTGGTCGTGGAATTCGCTCCCTCGCTGACCATCCCGGACCTACCGGCAGCGCTGGCAATCGTCACCGCCGTCGCGCGACCGCAGTGCCGGCTGCTGATCGACACGCTGCACCTCGTTCGCGCCGGGCATCGGGCCGCCGACCTCGCCGCCGTCGACCCCGCGCTCATCGCCTACGTACAACTCAGCGACCACACCGTCCACCAGCAAGCCGCCACCTACCGGGCGGACACCCTCGACCGCGCGGCCCCCGGCGACGGCGAACTCCCCCTCCGCGAAATCCTCGACGCCGTCCCCACCGACACCGTCATCGGCCTCGAAATCCCCATGCTCACCAGAGCCCGAGCCGGAGAGAGCGTCCACGACCGCACCCACCGCTGCGTGACGGCCGCCCGCGCACTGCTCCGCCACGAACCCCCGGCGGCGGACCGGCCCGCACACCACCCCCGGTGA
- a CDS encoding RidA family protein has translation MTDTIAARLEERGITLGPPPAAAGVYTATVTVGDLLFTSGQVAADAEHGLLARGLLGREVDVPTGVACARQCAINVVAQVAAALGSLDRVRRVVKLTVFVAGTPEFTEQPIVANGASELIVDIFGEIGVHARSAVGVAALPAGSPVEVEAVFRIEAAVA, from the coding sequence ATGACTGACACCATCGCCGCTCGACTCGAAGAACGAGGCATCACCCTCGGGCCGCCGCCCGCGGCCGCCGGCGTCTACACCGCGACGGTCACGGTCGGTGACCTGCTCTTCACCTCCGGGCAGGTCGCCGCCGACGCCGAGCACGGCCTGCTCGCCCGCGGACTGCTGGGACGGGAGGTCGACGTCCCGACCGGGGTCGCCTGCGCCCGGCAGTGCGCGATCAATGTCGTCGCACAGGTGGCGGCGGCGCTCGGCAGTCTGGATCGCGTCCGGCGCGTCGTCAAACTGACCGTATTCGTCGCGGGCACACCCGAATTCACCGAGCAGCCGATCGTCGCGAACGGCGCGTCGGAATTGATCGTCGACATCTTCGGCGAGATCGGCGTCCATGCCCGCTCGGCGGTCGGCGTCGCCGCGCTGCCCGCCGGTAGCCCGGTCGAGGTCGAAGCCGTCTTCCGGATCGAAGCGGCCGTGGCATGA
- a CDS encoding tautomerase family protein, which yields MPLVHVTLAEGTTSPEQRARIGDGIYRALVDVANVPENDRFQVFDEVRSTNLIYDPAYIGFDRSPSVLFVQIFFNAGRSPEIKRALYQRIAENLAEAGVRGDDILVNLVDVPKENWSFGRGELSYPPTAGESSR from the coding sequence ATGCCGCTTGTTCATGTGACTCTGGCCGAGGGAACCACCTCACCGGAGCAGCGCGCCCGGATCGGTGACGGGATCTATCGCGCCCTCGTCGACGTCGCGAATGTGCCGGAGAACGACCGGTTCCAGGTCTTCGACGAAGTTCGCTCCACCAACCTGATCTACGACCCCGCGTATATTGGATTCGACCGCAGCCCGTCCGTGTTGTTCGTTCAGATCTTCTTCAACGCCGGTCGGAGCCCGGAAATCAAACGCGCGCTCTACCAGCGGATCGCCGAGAATCTCGCCGAGGCGGGAGTGCGCGGTGACGATATTCTCGTCAACCTCGTCGACGTGCCGAAGGAGAACTGGTCGTTCGGGCGCGGCGAGCTCAGCTATCCGCCCACGGCCGGGGAAAGTTCGCGATGA
- a CDS encoding alpha/beta hydrolase — translation MNAIATTRDNGWLLGVGNVPLYYRIWRPAGAAATAVLVTHGLGDHGGRYDRFAEFLANAGFAVYALDQRGHGRSAGPRTAGDIDDSVADLATMVTHLKRDLLHEKVFLVGHSWGGLVTLACAVDHPGDIDGLILSAPAARPKNVSAIQILIGKALAGIAPGIGVATVPYDKASRDPEVVAAQRIDPLTYQGPIRARMASRTLVTMKRVAAALPAVSIPVLLLHGTADVIADPATSRYVHDTIGSADRTLRLYDGLWHQLFNEPEHDTVYTDVENWLAERVGGR, via the coding sequence ATGAACGCGATCGCGACGACGCGGGACAACGGCTGGTTGCTCGGCGTGGGGAATGTGCCGCTGTACTACCGGATCTGGCGGCCCGCCGGCGCCGCGGCCACCGCGGTCCTCGTCACGCACGGCCTGGGCGACCACGGCGGTCGCTACGACCGATTCGCCGAATTCCTCGCGAACGCCGGATTCGCGGTCTATGCCCTGGACCAGCGCGGGCACGGTCGCTCGGCCGGCCCGCGGACCGCGGGCGACATCGACGACTCCGTGGCCGACCTGGCCACGATGGTGACCCATCTCAAACGAGACCTGTTGCACGAGAAGGTATTTCTGGTCGGCCACAGCTGGGGCGGTCTCGTCACGCTGGCCTGCGCGGTGGACCACCCCGGCGACATCGACGGTCTCATCCTCTCCGCCCCGGCGGCGCGGCCTAAGAATGTGTCGGCGATCCAGATCCTGATCGGCAAGGCGCTCGCCGGTATCGCGCCCGGTATCGGGGTCGCGACGGTCCCCTACGACAAGGCGAGCCGGGACCCCGAAGTCGTTGCGGCGCAACGCATCGACCCGTTGACCTATCAGGGTCCGATCCGCGCGAGGATGGCGAGCCGGACCCTCGTCACCATGAAACGCGTCGCCGCGGCCCTGCCCGCGGTATCGATCCCGGTCCTGTTGCTACACGGCACCGCGGACGTGATCGCGGACCCGGCCACCAGCCGCTACGTCCACGACACGATCGGATCGGCCGATCGGACACTGCGGCTCTACGACGGTCTGTGGCATCAGCTGTTCAACGAGCCCGAGCACGACACCGTCTACACCGATGTCGAGAACTGGCTCGCCGAACGCGTCGGCGGGAGGTGA
- a CDS encoding TetR/AcrR family transcriptional regulator encodes MGKKGEATKDALIETTQGLIEARGYFGTGLNQVIADSGAPRGSLYFHFPGGKDQLVGETVARASAGIDALIGSIEATDAKQLMAVLLSAVGQRLEASNWNQGCPVATVALETAATNDAIQQVCSTAYAGWHRTLRAKLVADGRADADDLATFLLSLLEGAMLLARAHRSTEPFAAVTRVIDSLL; translated from the coding sequence ATGGGCAAGAAGGGTGAGGCGACCAAGGACGCGCTGATCGAGACCACGCAGGGTTTGATCGAGGCGCGTGGATACTTCGGGACCGGGCTCAACCAGGTCATCGCCGACAGCGGCGCACCGCGGGGATCGCTGTACTTCCACTTTCCGGGCGGCAAGGATCAGCTGGTCGGCGAGACCGTCGCGCGGGCGAGTGCGGGTATCGACGCGCTGATCGGGAGCATCGAGGCCACCGACGCGAAGCAGTTGATGGCCGTGCTGTTGTCCGCGGTGGGGCAGCGCCTCGAGGCATCGAACTGGAATCAGGGTTGCCCGGTCGCGACCGTCGCGCTGGAGACGGCGGCCACCAACGACGCGATCCAGCAGGTCTGTTCGACCGCATACGCCGGCTGGCATCGAACTCTTCGCGCCAAGCTCGTCGCCGACGGCCGCGCCGACGCCGACGACCTGGCCACCTTCCTGCTGTCGCTGCTGGAGGGGGCCATGCTGCTGGCCAGGGCGCACCGGAGCACGGAACCGTTCGCGGCGGTCACCCGTGTGATCGACAGCCTGCTCTGA